One region of Desulfuromonas sp. genomic DNA includes:
- a CDS encoding UDP-N-acetylenolpyruvoylglucosamine reductase — protein sequence MTLPDVNHNEKLEELVALDIGDRVFNAPLSDQSSWRIGGPADLLVEPACPKQVETVIKYASRRNVPLLVIGQGTNLLFADAGLRGIVLKIGRNMSHLSISGNRIVVGAGLWVPQLARKAMLAGLSGLEHTIGIPGTIGGLVMMNGGSHRKGIGENVVRVTAVDRDGALVQLSREECAFSYRHSALQERGSVLVEIELECPFGDSRQIRQEMLVDLRERRRKFPRKQPNCGSVFLSTAEMHATVGPPGKIIEEAGLKGERIGRAEVSHRHANFIVNLGGATAADVLKLIAHIRKRVSEKTGFDLRCEVRYVGSDGRILPADQV from the coding sequence ATGACCTTGCCTGATGTGAATCATAACGAGAAATTGGAAGAGCTGGTTGCTCTCGATATTGGTGATCGTGTTTTCAACGCCCCGTTGAGTGATCAGAGCAGCTGGCGGATCGGCGGACCGGCTGATCTGCTGGTTGAACCGGCGTGCCCGAAACAGGTCGAAACCGTTATTAAATATGCTTCTCGGCGGAATGTACCACTGTTGGTGATTGGACAGGGAACCAACCTGCTGTTTGCCGACGCAGGGTTGCGTGGCATCGTTCTGAAAATTGGCCGCAATATGTCGCACCTGTCGATCAGCGGCAACCGCATTGTTGTCGGAGCTGGTCTATGGGTACCGCAGCTGGCGCGCAAGGCGATGCTGGCCGGTCTGTCCGGTCTCGAGCACACCATTGGAATTCCCGGGACCATCGGTGGCCTGGTGATGATGAATGGCGGCAGTCATCGTAAGGGAATCGGTGAAAATGTTGTACGGGTCACGGCGGTTGACCGTGACGGTGCCCTGGTGCAACTGAGTCGGGAAGAGTGTGCTTTTTCCTATCGCCATTCAGCCTTGCAGGAGCGCGGCTCTGTATTGGTCGAGATCGAACTTGAATGTCCTTTTGGCGATTCCAGACAGATTCGTCAGGAGATGCTCGTTGACCTGCGTGAGCGGCGGCGGAAGTTTCCCCGTAAACAGCCGAACTGCGGGTCTGTGTTTCTCAGCACTGCAGAGATGCATGCGACAGTCGGTCCACCCGGGAAAATCATTGAAGAGGCCGGGCTTAAGGGTGAGCGCATCGGTCGGGCCGAGGTTTCACACCGACACGCCAACTTTATTGTCAACCTGGGCGGTGCCACGGCCGCCGACGTCCTGAAGTTGATCGCACATATCCGGAAAAGGGTGTCCGAAAAAACAGGGTTCGACCTCAGGTGTGAAGTCCGTTATGTCGGTTCTGACGGCCGGATTCTCCCGGCTGATCAGGTTTGA